In Zingiber officinale cultivar Zhangliang chromosome 6A, Zo_v1.1, whole genome shotgun sequence, a single genomic region encodes these proteins:
- the LOC121995728 gene encoding pentatricopeptide repeat-containing protein At1g08070, chloroplastic-like, translating to MSIPLASSSLPSKPPPHLSLQKCATVHELKQVHAQMIRSGLAFDPLPASHFVSVCCTPEFGCLEYGRLVFRQIPNPTTFTFNSVARAYTNKNHPFQALLFYIESIERGLRPDRFTLPSLFKSCRFLNEGKQLHSHALKLGFSSDVYVQNTLMNMYSVCGCLRSACQVFDKMREKTIVSWATMIAAYTKSDRLFEAIDLYRRMELEPNEITLVNVLTACARARDIETGKQVHQYIEESGIGLDLVLSAALLDFYCKCGCVSLARKLFDEMPERNIFCWNIMIKGHVEDSDYKEALRLFREMQFIGIKADKVTMASMVLACSQLGALELGKWLHVYIAREKVEVDLVLGTALVDMYGRCGCVESAFKVFEDMPRRDVMTWTALIGGLAMCGHAERALRAFQEMQKSGVKPDAITFVGVLTACSHAGLVDEGWSYFNSMANGYNIQPSVEHYGCMVDMLGRAGQIERAEELIRGMPMAPDRFVLGGLLGACRIHGDVAVAERIAQMLLELDQKEGGTYVLLSNIYRSLQKWDEANRVRKLMVERKVKKPPGCSLIEMDGEVHEFVMGDESHVDSAEIYAMVEDMVGKLKEAGYVPNKSEVVLDMDEEEKESALCRHSEKLAMAFGLIRTKPGTPIRIMKNLRVCGDCHAAIKLVSKVYGREIVVRDRCRFHYFKDGCCSCKDYW from the coding sequence ATGTCGATTCCCTTagcttcttcctctctcccttcCAAGCCGCCGCCTCACCTCAGCTTACAGAAATGCGCCACCGTGCACGAGCTCAAGCAGGTGCACGCTCAAATGATCCGCTCCGGCCTCGCCTTCGACCCGCTCCCAGCCAGTCACTTCGTCTCCGTCTGCTGCACCCCAGAGTTTGGATGCCTCGAATACGGCAGGCTCGTCTTCCGGCAGATCCCCAATCCAACCACTTTCACCTTCAACTCCGTCGCCCGAGCCTACACCAACAAGAACCACCCTTTCCAGGCCCTCCTCTTCTACATCGAATCGATCGAACGAGGCCTCCGTCCGGATCGCTTCACGCTTCCCTCGCTCTTCAAGTCCTGCAGGTTCTTGAACGAAGGGAAGCAGCTGCATTCCCACGCGCTCAAGTTGGGCTTTTCTTCGGACGTCTATGTCCAGAACACGTTGATGAACATGTACTCTGTTTGTGGCTGCCTGCGCTCCGCTTGCCAGGTGTTTGACAAAATGCGCGAGAAGACCATTGTTTCCTGGGCCACTATGATTGCTGCTTATACCAAATCGGATCGCTTGTTTGAAGCAATAGATCTTTATCGCAGAATGGAGCTGGAGCCTAACGAGATCACTCTGGTGAATGTTCTCACGGCTTGTGCGAGAGCCAGGGACATAGAGACCGGGAAACAGGTTCATCAGTACATCGAAGAGAGTGGAATTGGACTTGATTTGGTCCTATCAGCTGCGCTGTTGGACTTTTACTGCAAATGCGGCTGTGTTTCGCTTGCGCGGAAGCTGTTCGATGAAATGCCCGAGAGGAATATATTTTGTTGGAACATAATGATTAAAGGGCACGTCGAGGATAGTGATTACAAGGAAGCATTGCGACTGTTCCGCGAGATGCAATTCATCGGCATCAAGGCAGATAAAGTGACCATGGCGAGCATGGTCCTGGCATGCTCCCAGCTGGGCGCTCTCGAGCTTGGCAAATGGTTGCACGTATACATTGCGCGAGAGAAGGTCGAGGTGGACCTCGTGCTGGGGACTGCTCTAGTGGACATGTACGGGAGGTGCGGGTGCGTAGAAAGTGCATTCAAGGTGTTCGAGGATATGCCTCGCAGAGATGTCATGACGTGGACGGCCCTCATCGGAGGACTTGCAATGTGCGGGCACGCAGAGAGAGCGCTGCGGGCCTTCCAGGAGATGCAGAAGAGTGGAGTGAAGCCCGACGCGATCACCTTCGTCGGCGTCTTGACAGCCTGCAGCCACGCGGGCCTCGTCGACGAAGGTTGGTCGTACTTCAACTCGATGGCGAACGGCTACAATATCCAGCCCAGCGTCGAGCACTACGGCTGCATGGTCGATATGCTGGGTCGAGCGGGGCAGATTGAGAGAGCAGAGGAGCTGATAAGAGGCATGCCGATGGCTCCCGATCGCTTCGTGTTGGGAGGCCTGTTAGGCGCTTGTAGAATTCACGGTGACGTCGCTGTCGCAGAAAGGATTGCGCAGATGCTATTGGAGCTCGACCAGAAGGAAGGAGGAACATACGTGCTCCTGTCCAACATATACCGGTCCCTTCAGAAATGGGACGAAGCTAACAGAGTGAGAAAGCTGATGGTGGAGAGGAAGGTGAAGAAGCCACCAGGGTGCAGTCTGATAGAGATGGATGGGGAGGTCCACGAGTTCGTCATGGGGGACGAGTCGCACGTCGACTCTGCTGAGATTTACGCCATGGTGGAAGACATGGTTGGGAAGCTGAAGGAAGCAGGGTACGTACCGAACAAGTCGGAGGTGGTGCTGGACATggacgaggaggagaaggagagcgcATTGTGCCGGCACAGCGAGAAGCTGGCCATGGCGTTCGGGCTCATCAGGACTAAGCCGGGGACGCCAATCCGGATCATGAAGAACCTTCGTGTTTGCGGTGATTGTCATGCAGCTATCAAGCTCGTCTCCAAGGTTTACGGGAGGGAGATCGTCGTGCGGGACAGGTGCAGGTTCCATTACTTTAAGGATGGATGTTGTTCTTGCAAAGATTATTGGTGA